One segment of Sulfobacillus thermosulfidooxidans DSM 9293 DNA contains the following:
- a CDS encoding YebC/PmpR family DNA-binding transcriptional regulator, which yields MSGHSKWANIKRKKAKVDAVKGTVFSRLTKEIMAAAKRGGGNPETNFRLRLAIQKAKANNLPQANIDRAIRRATGQEEGVHYEETVYEGYGPGGVAVYLQILTDNRNRTAGEIRHIFSRHGGALGESGCVAWMFEPKGRLVITDTDKSEEELLDLAIEAGADDLRREDDEFVVLTAPDALDQVREAFESQHVKVSEAELVQLPKTTTEVSGSDATQLATLIELLEDHDDVEKVFFNGEFPDDFELDEA from the coding sequence ATGTCAGGACATTCGAAATGGGCCAATATTAAGCGGAAAAAAGCAAAAGTAGATGCCGTTAAGGGGACGGTATTTTCGCGATTGACCAAGGAAATTATGGCAGCTGCCAAGCGTGGTGGTGGGAATCCGGAAACCAATTTTCGCTTACGGCTCGCTATTCAAAAAGCTAAGGCCAACAACTTGCCTCAGGCCAACATTGATCGGGCGATTCGCCGTGCAACCGGTCAAGAAGAAGGGGTGCACTATGAAGAGACCGTTTATGAAGGATATGGACCCGGAGGTGTCGCGGTTTATTTACAAATTTTAACCGATAATCGTAACCGCACTGCTGGTGAAATTCGGCACATTTTTTCCCGTCACGGCGGGGCTTTAGGAGAAAGCGGTTGCGTGGCCTGGATGTTTGAACCTAAAGGTCGATTGGTCATTACCGATACGGATAAAAGTGAAGAGGAATTGCTAGATTTAGCGATTGAAGCCGGAGCTGACGACCTCAGGCGCGAAGACGATGAATTTGTGGTGCTAACGGCACCCGATGCGTTAGACCAAGTACGTGAAGCCTTTGAAAGCCAGCACGTCAAAGTTAGCGAAGCCGAACTCGTGCAATTGCCGAAGACGACAACAGAAGTCTCAGGAAGTGATGCGACACAGCTCGCGACCTTAATTGAACTCCTAGAAGATCATGACGATGTGGAAAAAGTTTTCTTCAATGGTGAGTTTCCTGATGACTTTGAACTGGACGAGGCTTAA
- the ruvC gene encoding crossover junction endodeoxyribonuclease RuvC — protein MRILGIDPGTAICGWAIVDKERHESLAVDYGAILTPGDLPAAQRLERVYDELLAIIDRYRPEYGAVEKLFFGQNTKTALAVGQARGVVLLALSQRQVSLVEMAPTEVKQTVTGYGRADKHQVQLMVTRLLHLPKVPKPDDVADALAIAMTGLEWVKYREVLRD, from the coding sequence GTGAGAATATTAGGAATAGATCCAGGAACGGCCATTTGTGGGTGGGCGATTGTCGATAAAGAACGTCATGAAAGCCTTGCCGTGGATTATGGGGCCATTCTTACGCCCGGGGATTTGCCTGCTGCCCAGCGATTAGAACGGGTGTATGATGAATTATTAGCTATCATTGATCGTTATCGACCGGAATATGGCGCGGTCGAAAAGCTATTTTTTGGTCAGAATACCAAGACGGCCTTAGCGGTTGGACAAGCACGGGGCGTCGTCCTGCTTGCATTGAGTCAGCGACAGGTTTCTTTGGTCGAAATGGCTCCGACAGAAGTGAAGCAGACGGTGACGGGCTATGGCAGGGCAGACAAACATCAGGTGCAATTGATGGTAACACGCTTATTGCATTTGCCGAAAGTTCCTAAGCCTGATGATGTGGCTGATGCGTTAGCTATTGCCATGACGGGGTTGGAATGGGTGAAATATCGGGAGGTTCTTCGTGATTAG
- the tyrS gene encoding tyrosine--tRNA ligase, protein MLNIDQQVQWLLQGTDDVVSPAQLKEKLEKSSHTGIPLTVKLGVDPTAPDIHLGHTVVLEKLRQFQELGHRVVFLIGDMTGRIGDPTDRAATRKQLSADDVRQFAKTYVDQAKKILDPDRLILHYNSEWLEPMQLADIIRLMAQTTVARILERDDFHNRFTEHVPIHLHELLYPLMQAYDSVVLKADVELGGTDQRFNIMTARQIQEAYGLEPEVGVFLPILEGTDGVRRMGKSLGNYVGISEPPQEMFGKIMSIPDTLITRWAVLLLGEDAHIWNQRVQTENPRNVKADLANRLVARFWGQEKANEAQEQFDRTFREHQVPEDMPVLNLPTEPWQVSAIELVASLPDIPSKQEARRMLQQGAVAVDGNKIGMTDTVEVKSGSWIRVGRRRYYRFQKREIQ, encoded by the coding sequence GTGCTAAATATTGACCAGCAGGTACAATGGTTATTACAAGGAACCGATGATGTTGTCAGCCCAGCCCAATTAAAAGAGAAATTGGAAAAGTCTTCACATACTGGAATTCCTTTGACGGTGAAGTTAGGTGTAGATCCCACGGCGCCCGATATCCACCTAGGACATACAGTGGTTCTTGAGAAACTGCGCCAATTTCAAGAATTGGGCCATCGTGTCGTGTTCTTGATCGGCGACATGACAGGACGGATTGGGGATCCTACGGACCGAGCCGCAACGCGAAAACAACTATCCGCTGACGATGTCCGCCAATTTGCTAAAACCTATGTGGACCAAGCCAAAAAAATTCTCGATCCCGATCGATTAATTCTTCATTACAATAGCGAATGGCTCGAACCCATGCAATTGGCAGATATTATCCGCTTAATGGCACAGACAACTGTGGCGAGAATATTGGAGCGTGATGATTTTCATAATCGCTTCACAGAGCATGTTCCTATCCATCTCCATGAATTGCTGTATCCCTTGATGCAGGCATATGATTCTGTGGTGTTGAAAGCTGATGTGGAATTGGGAGGAACGGACCAACGCTTTAATATTATGACGGCCCGCCAGATTCAAGAGGCTTATGGTTTGGAACCCGAAGTCGGCGTGTTTTTACCCATTTTGGAAGGAACGGACGGGGTTCGGCGGATGGGGAAAAGTTTAGGCAATTATGTGGGCATTAGCGAACCGCCGCAAGAAATGTTCGGCAAGATTATGTCGATTCCCGACACGTTGATTACCAGATGGGCGGTATTACTATTAGGGGAGGATGCGCATATCTGGAATCAACGCGTCCAAACAGAAAATCCGCGGAATGTTAAAGCTGACTTAGCTAACCGGCTTGTCGCGCGTTTTTGGGGACAAGAGAAGGCGAATGAGGCTCAGGAACAATTCGACCGAACTTTTCGGGAACATCAAGTGCCTGAGGACATGCCTGTCCTGAATTTACCCACAGAGCCGTGGCAAGTTTCAGCCATTGAATTAGTGGCATCATTGCCTGATATACCGAGCAAGCAGGAAGCCCGGCGCATGCTGCAACAGGGTGCCGTGGCTGTGGATGGCAATAAGATTGGCATGACAGACACTGTAGAAGTAAAGTCAGGTTCATGGATTCGGGTTGGCCGGCGACGGTATTACCGGTTTCAGAAGAGAGAAATACAATAA
- a CDS encoding NAD+ synthase, translated as MNPLNIRLVQMNSTVGDVSGNLEKILHAVTQARHDDIDIVVFPEMVLAGYPPEDLLFRPDFLHALQQACDEIVSQSQNIMVIFGYAYAQFGLFNSAAVAYNGDLLTRINKQLLPNYGVFDEARYFTPGRETQVISAGEWSIGVSICEDIWYPDGPYLQQARHGANLLINISASPYSRGKQAEREHMLRTRADDVAAYLVWTNLVGAQDELIFDGMSAVYGPDGQVLARALAFQEDSVTVSLTAIPSLHRRFIDPRWRLGPVEDNVGSITISPLGKSPKTPWTPKISPLLGDEEELYRALVLGVRDYVEKNRFHDVVIGLSGGIDSALTAVIAVDALGPDRVHGVLMPSEITSQESLDDARELARNLGIDAKEIAIGPVMAAFEKQLQPLFQGFSRDITEENLQARIRGTLLMALSNKFGWLVLTTGNKSEMATGYSTLYGDMAGGFAVLKDVLKTQVFQLARWVNQKEERIPSNILIKPPSAELRPDQKDEDTLPPYAILDRILEGYIEDDLSAEALVAEQLDPAFVTQAIKLVNQNEYKRRQAPVGIKVTPRAFGRDRRMPITRRFE; from the coding sequence ATGAATCCCTTAAATATCCGGCTTGTTCAAATGAATAGTACGGTGGGTGATGTCAGTGGCAACTTGGAAAAAATTTTACATGCTGTGACTCAAGCCCGTCATGACGATATTGATATTGTTGTGTTTCCCGAAATGGTTTTGGCCGGATATCCCCCCGAGGATTTATTATTTCGGCCCGATTTTTTGCATGCGTTGCAACAAGCCTGTGATGAGATTGTTTCCCAGTCCCAAAATATTATGGTGATTTTTGGATATGCTTATGCGCAGTTTGGACTCTTTAACAGCGCGGCTGTGGCATATAATGGCGATCTCTTGACCCGGATCAATAAACAGTTACTTCCCAATTATGGCGTTTTTGATGAAGCACGCTATTTTACACCGGGACGTGAAACTCAAGTCATTTCCGCGGGGGAATGGTCGATTGGCGTCTCAATTTGTGAAGATATTTGGTATCCGGATGGTCCCTATTTACAGCAGGCACGACACGGTGCCAATTTATTAATTAATATTAGTGCCTCACCCTATTCACGAGGGAAACAAGCTGAGCGGGAACATATGTTGCGCACCAGAGCCGATGATGTTGCCGCGTATTTAGTGTGGACGAACTTAGTGGGTGCCCAGGATGAACTCATTTTTGATGGTATGAGCGCAGTTTATGGACCTGATGGTCAAGTGTTGGCACGGGCTTTAGCCTTTCAAGAGGACTCTGTGACCGTGTCGCTTACGGCCATTCCCAGTTTGCACCGACGGTTTATTGATCCCCGCTGGCGTCTTGGCCCCGTGGAGGATAACGTGGGATCCATTACCATAAGTCCCTTAGGAAAATCTCCTAAAACCCCGTGGACCCCAAAGATTTCTCCTCTTTTAGGAGATGAAGAAGAATTGTACCGGGCTTTGGTCCTTGGGGTGAGAGACTATGTAGAAAAAAATCGATTTCATGACGTGGTCATTGGACTATCCGGAGGAATCGATTCAGCACTGACTGCAGTGATTGCCGTCGATGCGTTGGGCCCTGACCGGGTTCATGGCGTCCTGATGCCCTCGGAGATCACTTCGCAAGAAAGCCTCGATGATGCCCGCGAGCTGGCACGGAACTTGGGCATTGATGCGAAGGAAATTGCTATTGGCCCAGTCATGGCGGCTTTTGAGAAGCAGCTCCAGCCACTCTTTCAGGGTTTCTCCCGAGATATTACCGAAGAAAATCTTCAAGCCCGCATTCGTGGAACCTTATTGATGGCGTTGTCGAATAAATTTGGGTGGTTAGTGCTGACAACCGGCAATAAAAGTGAAATGGCGACGGGATACAGTACGTTATATGGGGATATGGCGGGGGGATTCGCGGTTCTTAAAGATGTTCTCAAGACGCAAGTGTTCCAATTGGCGCGTTGGGTCAATCAAAAAGAAGAACGGATTCCCTCAAACATTTTAATTAAGCCACCGAGTGCAGAATTGCGACCGGATCAAAAAGATGAAGATACATTACCTCCATATGCTATATTAGATCGGATTCTTGAGGGGTATATCGAAGATGATTTATCGGCGGAGGCACTGGTTGCCGAACAATTGGATCCCGCGTTTGTTACCCAGGCTATCAAACTGGTTAACCAAAACGAATACAAAAGGCGACAGGCACCCGTTGGGATAAAAGTGACTCCCCGTGCTTTTGGACGGGACAGGCGTATGCCCATTACCCGCCGATTTGAATAA
- a CDS encoding anti-sigma-I factor RsgI family protein: MGSRAVVIAVDKHYATVLLAGGQFKRIRVTREPLVVGQEFRVSSWPHLRAVKRAIGAAAALAAIMMGANRYLAHPLPGATAVISLDIQPSINLVVGGHNPVVLQASGLDRSGRQLLHQISLQGLPINNALCVLTRLAKHDGYLKTHPSYIVLGAVSQSHLAWFTKLCTVEKTFLADNSSWHGHLIALSMVTHKSLKNYARRDLSIGRYLLWKKDHEFRSLPVNLSQQLQSSPLSVLINDKLSPSVRSVPLSQKMPAEPLAFPQRPRFNARSVTSLHITATSPLYPIKPPHLSQPSSPGHSLRNSVPLVREVTTIVTPNRVRSLPKRAVVPPIKWLIHLPHRHNSPR; this comes from the coding sequence ATGGGATCCCGAGCTGTTGTCATTGCTGTTGATAAACATTATGCTACCGTTTTGTTAGCAGGAGGCCAGTTTAAACGCATACGGGTCACGCGCGAGCCACTAGTTGTGGGACAAGAATTTCGGGTATCTTCGTGGCCCCATTTGCGCGCCGTGAAACGAGCTATCGGCGCTGCGGCTGCCTTAGCTGCTATCATGATGGGAGCCAATAGGTATTTGGCTCATCCGTTGCCGGGAGCGACGGCCGTGATTAGTTTAGATATTCAGCCGAGTATTAATTTGGTCGTGGGTGGCCATAATCCGGTCGTATTACAAGCTTCGGGCCTCGATCGGTCGGGACGTCAGCTTCTCCATCAAATTTCTTTGCAAGGTCTGCCTATCAATAACGCGTTATGTGTGTTGACCAGGCTCGCCAAACATGATGGATATCTTAAAACTCACCCGTCCTATATTGTGTTGGGGGCAGTTTCTCAATCTCACTTGGCTTGGTTCACAAAGCTATGCACGGTAGAGAAGACCTTCTTGGCAGACAATAGTTCGTGGCATGGGCATCTCATCGCACTGTCTATGGTGACGCATAAATCGTTAAAAAATTATGCTCGCCGTGATCTTTCCATTGGTCGATATCTTTTGTGGAAAAAAGACCATGAGTTTCGAAGCTTGCCGGTAAATCTGTCCCAACAACTACAAAGTTCTCCGTTAAGTGTCTTAATCAATGACAAATTGTCTCCATCCGTGCGCTCTGTTCCTTTAAGCCAGAAGATGCCCGCCGAACCCCTTGCTTTTCCGCAAAGACCTCGGTTTAACGCGAGGTCGGTTACATCTCTTCATATCACTGCAACATCTCCTCTGTATCCTATAAAGCCTCCTCATTTATCACAGCCCTCATCGCCTGGTCACTCTCTAAGGAACTCCGTACCGCTGGTGAGAGAAGTGACAACGATAGTGACACCTAACAGGGTGCGCAGTTTACCAAAAAGGGCCGTGGTTCCCCCCATTAAATGGCTAATACACTTGCCTCATCGCCACAATTCTCCCAGGTGA
- the ruvA gene encoding Holliday junction branch migration protein RuvA, with amino-acid sequence MISEITGIVVHKDQDTCVVNVHGIGFLVETSRITSSQLPACGHEVHLYTHLVVREDNWRLVGFISPEERETFLDLLSVGGLGIKGALSVLSVLGIDGLENAIVQGDWQRIKEAPGVGAKLAQRIQLELSGKWQNRPVKVATPLKPSADEPGDEIVQGLMALGYSREEAQYAAQQVDSQGDVATRIRQALRALDRR; translated from the coding sequence GTGATTAGCGAAATTACGGGTATTGTGGTGCACAAGGATCAAGACACCTGCGTGGTGAATGTTCATGGGATTGGATTTTTGGTCGAAACCTCGCGTATAACGAGTTCCCAGCTACCCGCGTGCGGTCATGAAGTGCATTTATATACCCATCTGGTTGTCCGGGAAGATAATTGGCGTCTGGTAGGATTTATCAGTCCTGAAGAACGAGAAACGTTTCTTGACTTACTGAGTGTTGGGGGATTAGGTATTAAAGGAGCTCTGTCTGTACTGAGTGTCCTTGGCATAGATGGATTGGAAAATGCTATTGTCCAGGGCGATTGGCAGCGAATCAAAGAAGCACCGGGAGTGGGAGCGAAATTAGCCCAACGCATTCAACTTGAATTGTCAGGAAAATGGCAAAATCGTCCCGTAAAAGTTGCAACACCTCTCAAGCCTTCGGCTGACGAACCGGGAGACGAGATCGTACAGGGACTCATGGCACTGGGCTATTCGCGTGAAGAAGCTCAATATGCAGCCCAACAAGTCGATTCCCAAGGCGATGTTGCCACTCGTATCCGCCAAGCGCTTCGAGCTTTGGACCGACGCTAA
- the sigI gene encoding RNA polymerase sigma-I factor has protein sequence MGLGLPRRRVEPPALLSLAQAGDEGARNQLIDDFTPFILKVASQAAGRYLNLGQDEEISVALLAFNEAISAYNEKKGTFLTFARTVIARRLVDYFRRQKVRLQEISLSELEREDDEGYVLYAQVDGLAKERWTMGQHDENRIFEIMEFQEQLAVYGISLDELSRISPKHQDARDRSIQIGQLIAGTPAYRTYLEHKKELPLKELVKHPGITRKTLERHRKYIIAVAIILMSDWPYLRSFVLDRIRGE, from the coding sequence TTGGGATTAGGGTTGCCACGGCGACGTGTTGAACCTCCAGCATTATTATCATTGGCTCAAGCGGGTGATGAGGGAGCGCGCAACCAGCTCATTGATGATTTTACGCCCTTTATTTTGAAAGTGGCCAGTCAGGCAGCGGGACGATATTTAAATCTCGGTCAAGATGAAGAAATCTCCGTTGCTTTACTTGCCTTCAATGAAGCGATTAGCGCCTACAATGAAAAAAAAGGGACCTTTTTGACCTTTGCTCGTACGGTAATTGCCAGACGCCTGGTTGATTATTTTCGGCGTCAAAAAGTGCGCTTACAAGAGATTTCCCTGAGCGAGTTAGAGCGCGAAGATGATGAAGGATACGTCTTGTATGCGCAAGTCGATGGATTGGCTAAAGAACGATGGACCATGGGCCAGCACGATGAAAATCGTATATTTGAGATCATGGAATTTCAAGAACAGTTAGCGGTTTATGGAATATCGTTGGACGAGCTATCTCGGATTTCTCCCAAGCATCAAGACGCCCGTGATCGATCGATTCAGATTGGCCAACTTATCGCAGGAACCCCAGCTTACCGCACCTATCTTGAACACAAAAAGGAGTTGCCTTTAAAAGAATTGGTCAAACACCCAGGTATTACCCGTAAAACATTGGAACGCCATCGAAAGTATATTATAGCGGTAGCCATCATTCTGATGTCCGATTGGCCTTATTTACGGAGCTTCGTGCTGGACCGAATACGAGGTGAATAG
- a CDS encoding class I SAM-dependent methyltransferase, giving the protein MRRDDHQRRLSQVHHPWFSRAYILTQSLLESIVHPWRAQQGQRALGKTLIIGAGTGLDIPTLSQNAHEVTLLEPDPTFYTFLKTHYPAFSCLNSPAEQIPLDDASIDTVISTLVLCSVQDLCQSLQEIWRILRQDGQFLFLEHVAHDAPWWHRVQNTLTPLWEKVGGGCQLNRPTLLALKQTGFVITDLSCPHQGILFPVVQGRAIKPRPVQSHQETHH; this is encoded by the coding sequence ATGAGACGAGATGATCATCAACGCCGACTTTCACAGGTCCATCACCCATGGTTTTCACGAGCTTACATTCTCACCCAATCTCTGTTGGAATCCATTGTTCACCCTTGGCGGGCACAACAAGGACAACGCGCTTTGGGAAAAACGCTCATCATTGGTGCGGGCACAGGTCTTGATATTCCCACCCTGTCTCAAAATGCCCACGAGGTCACTCTATTGGAACCGGATCCCACGTTCTACACCTTTTTAAAAACCCATTATCCCGCATTCTCCTGTCTGAACTCGCCAGCCGAACAAATTCCTTTAGACGACGCAAGTATCGACACCGTGATCTCCACGCTTGTTCTGTGCTCGGTACAAGATTTATGCCAATCTCTTCAGGAAATCTGGCGCATATTACGTCAAGACGGGCAGTTCTTGTTTCTTGAACACGTTGCGCACGATGCACCGTGGTGGCACAGAGTTCAAAATACCCTGACGCCCTTATGGGAAAAGGTCGGGGGCGGTTGTCAGTTAAACCGCCCCACTCTTTTAGCACTCAAACAGACAGGTTTTGTGATAACCGATCTCAGCTGCCCTCATCAGGGGATTTTGTTTCCGGTGGTGCAAGGCAGGGCGATTAAGCCTCGTCCAGTTCAAAGTCATCAGGAAACTCACCATTGA
- the ruvB gene encoding Holliday junction branch migration DNA helicase RuvB, whose product MDDRVISGHSTQDGEYELKLRPSRLQEYIGQDDLKEKLSIFIQASLARHEALDHVLLYGPPGLGKTTLAHIIANELGVSIRYTSGPAIERPGDLASILTNIDEREVLFIDEIHRLSRSVEEVLYSAMEDFALDLVLGKGPAARSVRLDLPHFTLIGATTRPGLLASPLRDRFGVLLHLDFYQAEELSLIIHRSAKVLGISIESEAANEIARRSRGTPRVANRLLKRIRDYAQVRASGHVTYMIAMEALDLLDVDRYGLDQVDRRLLLSIAERYQGGPVGLETLAAVVGEESGTIEDVVEPYLLQQGFLQRTPRGRVLTLRAYQHLGIPVAPGFFDGPSSDR is encoded by the coding sequence GTGGATGATCGTGTGATTTCAGGTCACAGCACCCAAGATGGGGAATACGAATTAAAATTGCGGCCGAGCCGATTACAAGAATACATTGGACAAGATGATTTAAAAGAAAAACTCTCGATTTTTATTCAAGCCAGCTTGGCCCGCCACGAAGCATTAGATCACGTTCTCCTTTATGGACCGCCAGGACTTGGCAAGACAACATTGGCGCATATTATTGCCAATGAATTAGGCGTATCCATCCGTTACACGTCAGGTCCAGCGATTGAGCGCCCAGGCGACTTGGCGTCTATTTTAACCAATATTGATGAACGGGAAGTCTTATTCATTGATGAAATTCACCGCTTATCTCGGTCGGTCGAAGAAGTTCTTTATTCGGCGATGGAAGATTTTGCGCTCGATTTAGTGTTGGGAAAAGGACCGGCAGCGAGATCAGTCCGTTTGGATTTGCCACATTTTACCCTCATTGGGGCCACCACACGTCCTGGTCTGTTAGCATCCCCTCTAAGGGACCGATTTGGAGTATTATTACATTTAGATTTTTATCAAGCTGAGGAATTGTCCCTCATCATCCACCGATCGGCGAAAGTGTTAGGAATTTCCATTGAATCCGAGGCAGCTAATGAAATTGCCCGGCGCAGTCGCGGTACCCCGCGTGTGGCGAACCGCTTACTAAAGCGTATTCGGGATTACGCTCAAGTGCGCGCATCTGGACACGTCACATATATGATTGCCATGGAAGCTCTAGATTTACTTGATGTCGATCGTTATGGGCTGGATCAAGTTGACCGCCGTTTGTTATTGTCGATAGCCGAACGATACCAGGGAGGACCCGTGGGACTTGAAACTTTAGCTGCCGTGGTGGGAGAAGAAAGCGGGACCATCGAGGATGTTGTAGAGCCTTATCTACTTCAACAAGGATTTTTGCAGCGGACGCCGCGTGGTCGCGTCTTAACTCTTCGCGCGTACCAGCATCTGGGCATACCCGTAGCTCCCGGATTTTTCGATGGTCCAAGTTCTGATCGTTGA
- a CDS encoding HesA/MoeB/ThiF family protein yields MRVAVVGCGAVGSPLVIQLLAESAVSEIRVIDPDRIELSNLPRQPWFTLGDVGKYKAEVIGDYGSDRIHSVPEALTEENAHVLLNGMDIVFDGSDNWMARQAIQNWSFVSGRPWIFSSALRLEGMTAFLAPEFTCLYCLFGSLQQGPRCFEAGVLGTVTLAVAGQAMLLFHQYYHHQNDPQKWPNGLFLIDGHATRVRKIGLSAVRCGHGVG; encoded by the coding sequence GTGCGAGTTGCAGTGGTGGGATGTGGAGCCGTTGGCTCACCTCTTGTCATTCAGTTATTGGCTGAATCAGCCGTCTCCGAAATCCGGGTCATTGATCCCGACCGTATCGAGTTATCGAATTTGCCCCGGCAGCCGTGGTTTACGCTTGGAGACGTGGGTAAATACAAAGCCGAAGTGATTGGTGATTATGGATCTGACCGGATTCATAGCGTCCCGGAAGCTTTAACCGAGGAGAACGCCCACGTTCTTTTGAATGGTATGGACATTGTATTTGATGGTTCGGATAACTGGATGGCTCGGCAGGCCATCCAAAACTGGTCATTTGTGTCGGGCCGACCGTGGATTTTTTCCTCGGCATTGCGTTTAGAAGGGATGACAGCCTTTTTAGCTCCCGAGTTTACGTGTTTATACTGTCTCTTTGGTTCCTTACAACAAGGTCCACGATGTTTTGAAGCTGGCGTGTTGGGAACCGTAACGCTAGCGGTTGCGGGTCAGGCGATGCTCCTATTCCATCAATATTACCATCATCAAAATGATCCGCAAAAATGGCCTAACGGTCTGTTTTTGATTGATGGACATGCAACGCGTGTGAGAAAAATTGGTTTGAGCGCAGTGAGGTGCGGTCATGGAGTTGGATAA